In Tachysurus fulvidraco isolate hzauxx_2018 chromosome 1, HZAU_PFXX_2.0, whole genome shotgun sequence, a single window of DNA contains:
- the si:dkey-28a3.2 gene encoding uncharacterized protein si:dkey-28a3.2 gives MSKTTTLMRHRYRPVSEFDEVTLASKREYWRTKKREQRARLSKVKKEVKAPNTENCKPVCTDGHVSQKSHCEFSPILLNRDSSYQTSVAQNQTKGVVICKEEMKSLTTEESNMDPSMVECNGAPLTKGLPVPEACIQVHSNSITHRQTRTRSSAFKGNSSSIPQTSAVSQLALKSSKQAPEIKCSVTHKSLAVVKGKFDNDQRMLARSGTNTNSSAGADVAVCSTGVYNTAEVAMTEEEKAAKRRENWRIKKREQRAKCAEKRKMDREKLQCFEKGHQETGKISCAAPAHSLSPVNTMALSGAKQRNSVIPVDSRLSTGKPLHYGVGVERDKLSSRRPYTPQSVALKLAERQRLLAKNLSSVSVYSTNQFQNSKQNHMAMSTRASMRTSRSIRAIWQSRMPQQKFVRIQRRQGLPQGIETAEERLARQREYWRIKKREQREKHSLASKGRLKDLNSFNYRAKHYQIIMEQMRKTPAGLQKTPQPNKNTLRNTSNPIIKATTAEKGPPAVGCSLSPVKSSESSGPPMLQKLIGTSTRPVLHSIPNNTDLSVNRKIQRSAVQNITAYDPVIEQASNIEQANGTDDAKILTTSTGATQTEALFAESRTTIKSELTSCDFCSVDTPGLISTAYDTTKQEPISQENSAEAEPCSNSDNQSTTLLVVASMKKLLEESLSSVGDSNRASIDKGDLLPCKTESLFQEDNEMDIKADLTQPQEFSTDTCSSLVVKQSPSPCHSPLQAHDISSDGTVLSSQDSSLNLPCTATSFSKGPGDERCELPMAACVTRSMHSGKISGQRNFPSKAHGGQKQNENSELQKKREYWRVMKRQQRARKAKEIERRKDALHLPQRKCGSSQVIHLPVAQQPSRTNLNHPVILPSVTSRPTWPVLSPTASSNQQPSNEARQLLFEGQKGKTTSVASQVNKWQLQVQGNVHTSATRPGAVTSIPTNHVKLSEPPIQARGSSVSKFKSHSSQLKITANQEFDPDDAIQRKRMQWRIKKQEQRARKAAREKELHTTLNQPRHSWSNNITHVVPNMPRVSLDYMPEDCQTTRVKEEAEVCYIPDDDCSDHPLSENKWRSIYLMDYDPVNQLLVCMVCGEQQYTFSVEEVKAHIEETHPSSLTLEEAERQNILEAWDEQVAVRERFFTNQLWQNSSVLKEQSSGHMAEVEVILGQDDKADQSKRR, from the exons ATGTCTAAGACAACGACCTTGATGAGGCACCGATACCGGCCTGTGTCGGAATTTGATGAAGTCACTTTGGCCTCTAAACGGGAATACTGGCGGACTAAGAAAAGGGAGCAGAGAGCAAGGCTGTCCAAGGTCAAGAAAGAGGTTAAAGCTCCAAACACAGAAAATTGTAAACCTGTGTGTACAGATGGACATGTTTCACAAAAGTCTCATTGTGAATTTAGTCCTATTTTGCTTAATAGGGACAGTTCATACCAAACAAGTGTTGCACAAAACCAGACCAAGGGTGTGGTGATTTGCAAAGAGGAGATGAAAAGCTTGACCACTGAAGAATCAAACATGGATCCCTCCATGGTCGAATGTAATGGGGCACCACTCACCAAGGGCTTACCAGTGCCTGAAGCATGCATACAAGTACACTCAAACAGCATAACACATCGACAGACACGCACCAGATCTTCAGCCTTTAAGGGTAACTCCTCAAGCATTCCTCAGACAAGTGCTGTATCCCAGCTAGCACTAAAGTCCAGTAAACAAGCTCCTGAAATTAAATgctctgtaacacacaagtCCTTGGCAGTTGTGAAAGGTAAGTTTGATAATGACCAGCGCATGCTAGCAAGAAGTGGTACAAATACAAATAGCAGTGCGGGTGCCGATGTTGCGGTCTGCAGCACGGGTGTGTACAATACTGCAGAAGTGGCCATGACTGAAGAGGAGAAGGCTGCAAAGCGTAGAGAGAACTGGCGTATCAAAAAACGAGAGCAAAGGGCAAAATGTGCTGAGAAGCGGAAGATGGACCGAGAGAAGTTGCAATGTTTTGAGAAAGGACATCAGGAAACAGGGAAGATTTCCTGTGCTGCCCCAGCACATTCATTATCCCCTGTGAACACAATGGCTTTGAGTGGAGCTAAGCAACGTAACTCTGTGATCCCTGTTGACTCAAGACTGAGTACTGGAAAACCATTACATTATGGAGTCGGAGTGGAAAGAGATAAATTATCATCCCGAAGACCCTATACACCACAATCAGTGGCTTTAAAACTAGCTGAAAGGCAAAGGTTACTAGCCAAAAACCTGTCCTCTGTTTCAGTTTATAGCACAAATCAATTTCAGAATTCAAAACAAAATCATATGGCCATGTCCACAAGGGCTTCTATGCGGACCTCAAGATCTATCAGAGCTATTTGGCAATCCAGAATGCCACAACAGAAGTTTGTCCGAATTCAAAGGAGGCAAGGTTTACCACAGGGGATTGAGACAGCCGAGGAGCGACTTGCCAGGCAAAGGGAGTATTGGCGTATCAAAAAGCGTGAGCAAAGAGAAAAGCATTCTTTGGCATCGAAAGGCCGTTTGAAGGACCTGAATTCATTTAACTACCGTGCAAAACACTACCAGATCATAATGGAGCAAATGCGAAAGACACCAGCAGGCCTTCAGAAAACAccacaaccaaacaaaaacacactccgCAACACCTCAAATCCTATTATCAAAGCCACTACAGCAGAGAAAGGTCCACCTGCTGTAGGCTGCAGTTTATCACCTGTGAAATCCTCAGAGTCATCTGGACCTCCTATGCTACAAAAATTAATTGGGACTAGCACCAGACCAGTTCTACATAGCATTCCAAATAACACAGATTTATCAGTAAATCGAAAGATTCAAAGGTCAGCTGTTCAGAACATTACTGCCTATGATCCTGTGATTGAACAAGCCAGTAATATAGAACAAGCCAATGGTACAGATGATGCTAAGATTCTTACAACCTCAACAGGGGCCACCCAAACTGAAGCGCTGTTTGCAGAGAGTAGGACGACTATTAAAAGCGAGTTGACGAGCTGTGATTTTTGTTCAGTTGATACCCCAGGTTTGATCTCAACAGCATATGATACAACCAAACAAGAACCCATTTCTCAGGAGAACAGTGCTGAGGCAGAGCCTTGCTCAAATAGTGACAACCAGTCCACTACTCTCTTGGTGGTGGCATCTATGAAAAAGCTCCTAGAAGAATCACTGAGCTCGGTCGGTGACAGTAATCGCGCATCTATAGACAAAGGTGATCTTTTACCTTGTAAAACTGAATCCCTTTTTCAGGAGGATAATGAAATGGACATAAAGGCTGACCTTACACAACCTCAGGAATTCTCTACAGACACTTGCTCTTCTCTAGTGGTCAAGCAGAGTCCATCTCCTTGTCATTCACCTTTGCAGGCACATGACATTTCTTCAGATGGTACTGTTCTTTCATCCCAAGACTCCTCACTTAACCTGCCTTGTACTGCCACTTCTTTCAGTAAAGGTCCAGGAGATGAAAGATGTGAACTGCCTATGGCTGCATGTGTGACCCGCTCAATGCATAGTGGCAAAATTTCAGGACAGCGAAATTTTCCTTCTAAGGCGCATGGAGGTCAGAAGCAGAATGAGAACAGTGAGctgcagaaaaagagagaatattGGCGAGTAATGAAAAGGCAACAGAGAGCCAGGAAGGCCAAAGAGATAGAAAGACGAAAAGATGCTCTGCATCTTCCTCAG AGGAAATGTGGCAGCTCTCAAGTGATTCACCTGCCTGTGGCTCAACAGCCGAGTCGCACAAACCTCAACCATCCTGTTATTCTTCCCAGTGTCACTTCACGTCCCACCTGGCCTGTGTTAAGTCCCACTGCATCATCTAATCAACAGCCATCAAATGAGGCAAGGCAGCTATTGTTTGAAGGACAGAAGGGTAAGACAACATCAGTGGCGTCTCAGGTGAACAAATGGCAGCTACAGGTTCAGGGAAACGTTCATACTTCAGCCACCAGACCAGGTGCTGTGACTTCCATCCCGACGAATCACGTAAAGCTGTCAGAGCCTCCAATACAGGCTAGAGGGTCCTCAGTGTCCAAATTCAAAAGTCATTCAAGCCAATTAAAGATTACTGCAAATCAGGAGTTTGATCCTGATGATGCAATACAAAGGAAGAGGATGCAATGGAGAATAAAGAAGCAAGAGCAGAGAGCTCGGAAGGCGGCACGGGAGAAAGAGCTCCATACAACACTCAACCAACCGAGACACAGCTGGTCAAACAACATTACACATGTAGTTCCAAA catgcCAAGAGTTAGTCTGGACTATATGCCTGAAGATTGTCAGACAACAAGAGTGAAAG AAGAAGCAGAAGTATGTTATATTCCTGATGATGATTGTTCAGATCATCCCTTGTCCGAAAACAAGTGGAGAAGCATTTACCTCATGGATTACGATCCAGTAAACCAACTCCtggtgtgcatggtgtgtgggGAACAGCAGTATACATTTAGTGTAGAGGAAGTGAAAGCTCATATAGAGGAAACCCACCCTAGCAGTCTGACGTTGGAGGAGGCGGAGCGACAAAACATCCTCGAGGCTTGGGATGAACAAGTGGCAGTGAGAGAGCGTTTCTTCACCAACCAGCTGTGGCAAAACAGCAGTGTCCTCAAAG
- the zfta gene encoding zinc finger translocation-associated protein isoform X3 yields the protein MEEKESRESEPGVQTESLSLIISDEGEEASPPYSASAQRTADDDDMTNGHMRDETQAGLITHVDTPGTSYWSVSESPESPFLLSPVPGPSRHKTSPAKSGRASRTGHSRIPGRDHRRYYHEHWRTEYLMDFDPKRNGMICMVCGSSLATLKLSTIKRHIRQKHPDSLLWSASDKEVIRSGWENHLNLETSQTSCPDSAIASEPEETLECASLSTDSSRDYVKSEPETKDLSTNSPVPFPSTEPDSLQHSTEPYRGSTRESDAPPQIATNSRVKNSCPWHLRLDYLVAIGPPSMPGCFCMVCSDELPVVRVSSFRRHIQDCHPETSNLSQREREDIASAWTQDGAAEEPETHAQHASPSNTLLESKPLSIKPSPRHSGIQKEEGERSKIMSAPIIGRHSHYPGKDQRRNYQVRWRMEYLMDYDCRRHGLICMVCGATLATLKVSTIKRHIQQVHPHSLNYSTEEKQQAVQSYSQATLNFIHSDNCFSGSDHSHGVQTNTNANAELDQV from the exons ATGGAAGAAAAGGAGTCCAGGGAGTCGGAGCCCGGGGTCCAGACGGAAAGCCTCTCATTGATAATAAGCGATGAGGGAGAGGAGGCCAGTCCGCCTTACAGCGCGTCGGCACAGCGCACAGCAG ATGATGACGACATGACCAATGGTCACATGAGAGATGAGACTCAAGCTGGTCTGATCACTCATGTGGACACACCAGGGACGAGCTACTGGAGTGTTTCAGAGAGCCCTGAATCGCCCTTCCTGCTGTCCCCTGTTCCAGGGCCGTCTAGACACAAAACATCTCCGGCTAAATCAGGACGGGCATCACGGACCGGACACAGCCGTATCCCTGGCCGAGACCACCGCCGCTACTACCACGAACACTGGAGAACCGAGTACCTGATGGACTTTGACCCCAAGAGAAATGGAATGATCTGCATGGTCTGTGGCAGTTCCTTAGCCACTCTAAAACTGAGCACCATTAAGAGACATATCAGACAGAAGCATCCTGATTCCTTGCTGTGGAGCGCGTCTGATAAGGAGGTGATCCGTTCGGGGTGGGAAAACCATCTTAATCTAGAGACTAGTCAGACATCCTGTCCAGATTCAGCCATCGCCTCCGAGCCAGAGGAGACGCTAGAATGCGCCAGTCTTTCTACAG ATTCTTCAAGAGACTATGTCAAGTCTGAGCCAGAGACCAAAGATCTGAGCACGAACAGCCCAGTGCCGTTCCCTTCCACAGAGCCTGACTCTCTCCAGCACAGTACAGAGCCATACAGAGGGTCTACGAGGGAATCAGACGCCCCACCTCAGATCGCCACCAACAGCAGGGTAAAAAACAGCTGTCCATGGCATCTACGACTGGATTATTTGGTTGCCATTGGGCCTCCGAGCATGCCAGGCTGCTTCTGCATGGTGTGTTCTGATGAGCTACCAGTGGTGAGAGTCAGCAGCTTTCGCAGGCACATACAGGACTGCCACCCTGAGACCAGCAATCTCagccaaagagagagagaagacataGCCAGCGCCTGGACCCAAGACGGGGCCGCGGAGGAGCCCGAAACACACGCACAGCATG CTTCCCCCAGCAACACACTCCTCGAAAGCAAGCCGCTGTCTATAAAACCATCCCCCAGGCATAGTGGCATCCAGAAGGAAGAAGGGGAAAGGTCAAAGATAATGTCGGCGCCTATTATCGGGCGACACAGCCACTACCCGGGTAAAGACCAGCGGCGTAACTACCAGGTGCGCTGGCGGATGGAGTACCTGATGGACTACGACTGCAGGAGGCACGGGCTGATCTGCATGGTGTGCGGTGCCACGTTAGCAACTCTGAAGGTGAGCACGATTAAGAGGCACATCCAGCAAGTCCATCCTCACTCCCTGAACTACAGTACCGAGGAGAAGCAGCAGGCAGTGCAGAGCTACAGCCAAGCAACACTAAATTTCATTCACTCAGACAACTGCTTCTCTGGTTCGGATCACAGTCACGGAGTACAGACTAACACTAACGCTAACGCCGAGCTCGACCAGGTTTGA
- the zfta gene encoding zinc finger translocation-associated protein isoform X1, translating into MEEKESRESEPGVQTESLSLIISDEGEEASPPYSASAQRTADDDDMTNGHMRDETQAGLITHVDTPGTSYWSVSESPESPFLLSPVPGPSRHKTSPAKSGRASRTGHSRIPGRDHRRYYHEHWRTEYLMDFDPKRNGMICMVCGSSLATLKLSTIKRHIRQKHPDSLLWSASDKEVIRSGWENHLNLETSQTSCPDSAIASEPEETLECASLSTDKPGSAVLVKTESQSEPSMVSFSSTQETQSVSAEMLERYVNDSLHAWFRQEFLMEYQAEAGRLVCMVCSCPLPSLHLDHIKRHVLGQHPNSLVYSAEEKHRVLQSWAQSQDSSRDYVKSEPETKDLSTNSPVPFPSTEPDSLQHSTEPYRGSTRESDAPPQIATNSRVKNSCPWHLRLDYLVAIGPPSMPGCFCMVCSDELPVVRVSSFRRHIQDCHPETSNLSQREREDIASAWTQDGAAEEPETHAQHASPSNTLLESKPLSIKPSPRHSGIQKEEGERSKIMSAPIIGRHSHYPGKDQRRNYQVRWRMEYLMDYDCRRHGLICMVCGATLATLKVSTIKRHIQQVHPHSLNYSTEEKQQAVQSYSQATLNFIHSDNCFSGSDHSHGVQTNTNANAELDQV; encoded by the exons ATGGAAGAAAAGGAGTCCAGGGAGTCGGAGCCCGGGGTCCAGACGGAAAGCCTCTCATTGATAATAAGCGATGAGGGAGAGGAGGCCAGTCCGCCTTACAGCGCGTCGGCACAGCGCACAGCAG ATGATGACGACATGACCAATGGTCACATGAGAGATGAGACTCAAGCTGGTCTGATCACTCATGTGGACACACCAGGGACGAGCTACTGGAGTGTTTCAGAGAGCCCTGAATCGCCCTTCCTGCTGTCCCCTGTTCCAGGGCCGTCTAGACACAAAACATCTCCGGCTAAATCAGGACGGGCATCACGGACCGGACACAGCCGTATCCCTGGCCGAGACCACCGCCGCTACTACCACGAACACTGGAGAACCGAGTACCTGATGGACTTTGACCCCAAGAGAAATGGAATGATCTGCATGGTCTGTGGCAGTTCCTTAGCCACTCTAAAACTGAGCACCATTAAGAGACATATCAGACAGAAGCATCCTGATTCCTTGCTGTGGAGCGCGTCTGATAAGGAGGTGATCCGTTCGGGGTGGGAAAACCATCTTAATCTAGAGACTAGTCAGACATCCTGTCCAGATTCAGCCATCGCCTCCGAGCCAGAGGAGACGCTAGAATGCGCCAGTCTTTCTACAG ACAAGCCTGGCAGTGCTGTGCTAGTTAAAACTGAGTCCCAGTCTGAGCCTAGCATGGTGAGCTTCTCATCGACTCAGGAGACTCAGAGTGTGTCTGCTGAAATGCTAGAGCGCTACGTGAACGACTCGCTGCACGCCTGGTTTCGCCAGGAGTTCCTAATGGAGTACCAAGCAGAGGCGGGCAGGCTGGTGTGCATGGTGTGTAGCTGTCCCTTGCCCTCTCTTCATCTCGACCACATCAAGAGGCATGTGCTGGGGCAGCATCCCAACTCTCTGGTGTACAGTGCAGAGGAGAAACATCGAGTCCTGCAGAGCTGGGCCCAAAGCCAGG ATTCTTCAAGAGACTATGTCAAGTCTGAGCCAGAGACCAAAGATCTGAGCACGAACAGCCCAGTGCCGTTCCCTTCCACAGAGCCTGACTCTCTCCAGCACAGTACAGAGCCATACAGAGGGTCTACGAGGGAATCAGACGCCCCACCTCAGATCGCCACCAACAGCAGGGTAAAAAACAGCTGTCCATGGCATCTACGACTGGATTATTTGGTTGCCATTGGGCCTCCGAGCATGCCAGGCTGCTTCTGCATGGTGTGTTCTGATGAGCTACCAGTGGTGAGAGTCAGCAGCTTTCGCAGGCACATACAGGACTGCCACCCTGAGACCAGCAATCTCagccaaagagagagagaagacataGCCAGCGCCTGGACCCAAGACGGGGCCGCGGAGGAGCCCGAAACACACGCACAGCATG CTTCCCCCAGCAACACACTCCTCGAAAGCAAGCCGCTGTCTATAAAACCATCCCCCAGGCATAGTGGCATCCAGAAGGAAGAAGGGGAAAGGTCAAAGATAATGTCGGCGCCTATTATCGGGCGACACAGCCACTACCCGGGTAAAGACCAGCGGCGTAACTACCAGGTGCGCTGGCGGATGGAGTACCTGATGGACTACGACTGCAGGAGGCACGGGCTGATCTGCATGGTGTGCGGTGCCACGTTAGCAACTCTGAAGGTGAGCACGATTAAGAGGCACATCCAGCAAGTCCATCCTCACTCCCTGAACTACAGTACCGAGGAGAAGCAGCAGGCAGTGCAGAGCTACAGCCAAGCAACACTAAATTTCATTCACTCAGACAACTGCTTCTCTGGTTCGGATCACAGTCACGGAGTACAGACTAACACTAACGCTAACGCCGAGCTCGACCAGGTTTGA
- the zfta gene encoding zinc finger translocation-associated protein isoform X2, whose amino-acid sequence MDDDDMTNGHMRDETQAGLITHVDTPGTSYWSVSESPESPFLLSPVPGPSRHKTSPAKSGRASRTGHSRIPGRDHRRYYHEHWRTEYLMDFDPKRNGMICMVCGSSLATLKLSTIKRHIRQKHPDSLLWSASDKEVIRSGWENHLNLETSQTSCPDSAIASEPEETLECASLSTDKPGSAVLVKTESQSEPSMVSFSSTQETQSVSAEMLERYVNDSLHAWFRQEFLMEYQAEAGRLVCMVCSCPLPSLHLDHIKRHVLGQHPNSLVYSAEEKHRVLQSWAQSQDSSRDYVKSEPETKDLSTNSPVPFPSTEPDSLQHSTEPYRGSTRESDAPPQIATNSRVKNSCPWHLRLDYLVAIGPPSMPGCFCMVCSDELPVVRVSSFRRHIQDCHPETSNLSQREREDIASAWTQDGAAEEPETHAQHASPSNTLLESKPLSIKPSPRHSGIQKEEGERSKIMSAPIIGRHSHYPGKDQRRNYQVRWRMEYLMDYDCRRHGLICMVCGATLATLKVSTIKRHIQQVHPHSLNYSTEEKQQAVQSYSQATLNFIHSDNCFSGSDHSHGVQTNTNANAELDQV is encoded by the exons ATGG ATGATGACGACATGACCAATGGTCACATGAGAGATGAGACTCAAGCTGGTCTGATCACTCATGTGGACACACCAGGGACGAGCTACTGGAGTGTTTCAGAGAGCCCTGAATCGCCCTTCCTGCTGTCCCCTGTTCCAGGGCCGTCTAGACACAAAACATCTCCGGCTAAATCAGGACGGGCATCACGGACCGGACACAGCCGTATCCCTGGCCGAGACCACCGCCGCTACTACCACGAACACTGGAGAACCGAGTACCTGATGGACTTTGACCCCAAGAGAAATGGAATGATCTGCATGGTCTGTGGCAGTTCCTTAGCCACTCTAAAACTGAGCACCATTAAGAGACATATCAGACAGAAGCATCCTGATTCCTTGCTGTGGAGCGCGTCTGATAAGGAGGTGATCCGTTCGGGGTGGGAAAACCATCTTAATCTAGAGACTAGTCAGACATCCTGTCCAGATTCAGCCATCGCCTCCGAGCCAGAGGAGACGCTAGAATGCGCCAGTCTTTCTACAG ACAAGCCTGGCAGTGCTGTGCTAGTTAAAACTGAGTCCCAGTCTGAGCCTAGCATGGTGAGCTTCTCATCGACTCAGGAGACTCAGAGTGTGTCTGCTGAAATGCTAGAGCGCTACGTGAACGACTCGCTGCACGCCTGGTTTCGCCAGGAGTTCCTAATGGAGTACCAAGCAGAGGCGGGCAGGCTGGTGTGCATGGTGTGTAGCTGTCCCTTGCCCTCTCTTCATCTCGACCACATCAAGAGGCATGTGCTGGGGCAGCATCCCAACTCTCTGGTGTACAGTGCAGAGGAGAAACATCGAGTCCTGCAGAGCTGGGCCCAAAGCCAGG ATTCTTCAAGAGACTATGTCAAGTCTGAGCCAGAGACCAAAGATCTGAGCACGAACAGCCCAGTGCCGTTCCCTTCCACAGAGCCTGACTCTCTCCAGCACAGTACAGAGCCATACAGAGGGTCTACGAGGGAATCAGACGCCCCACCTCAGATCGCCACCAACAGCAGGGTAAAAAACAGCTGTCCATGGCATCTACGACTGGATTATTTGGTTGCCATTGGGCCTCCGAGCATGCCAGGCTGCTTCTGCATGGTGTGTTCTGATGAGCTACCAGTGGTGAGAGTCAGCAGCTTTCGCAGGCACATACAGGACTGCCACCCTGAGACCAGCAATCTCagccaaagagagagagaagacataGCCAGCGCCTGGACCCAAGACGGGGCCGCGGAGGAGCCCGAAACACACGCACAGCATG CTTCCCCCAGCAACACACTCCTCGAAAGCAAGCCGCTGTCTATAAAACCATCCCCCAGGCATAGTGGCATCCAGAAGGAAGAAGGGGAAAGGTCAAAGATAATGTCGGCGCCTATTATCGGGCGACACAGCCACTACCCGGGTAAAGACCAGCGGCGTAACTACCAGGTGCGCTGGCGGATGGAGTACCTGATGGACTACGACTGCAGGAGGCACGGGCTGATCTGCATGGTGTGCGGTGCCACGTTAGCAACTCTGAAGGTGAGCACGATTAAGAGGCACATCCAGCAAGTCCATCCTCACTCCCTGAACTACAGTACCGAGGAGAAGCAGCAGGCAGTGCAGAGCTACAGCCAAGCAACACTAAATTTCATTCACTCAGACAACTGCTTCTCTGGTTCGGATCACAGTCACGGAGTACAGACTAACACTAACGCTAACGCCGAGCTCGACCAGGTTTGA